One window from the genome of Glycine soja cultivar W05 chromosome 12, ASM419377v2, whole genome shotgun sequence encodes:
- the LOC114380084 gene encoding ATP-dependent zinc metalloprotease FTSH 3, mitochondrial-like isoform X2, producing the protein MIFSRIARSVSSSSRARNLLHGDGRLGTHVGSPRTNACSEGAEGVLGFVRGYVSSARALSNGFVSNLPDFKSVAANPTIRRLFCSKAPKKENNSNANTEDSGNFQEAFIKQVKYLVTPLLLMGLFLTSFSFGPPEQNQISFQEFKNKLLEPGLVDHIVVSNKSVAKVYVRNTPLNQTDNEVAQGTQPAIGSGGQYKYYFNIGSVESFEEKLEEAQEALGIYSHDFVPVTYSFELGYREWIALASILLFLGFVTYISF; encoded by the exons ATGATTTTTTCAAGGATTGCACGCTCCGTTTCGAGTTCGTCTCGCGCTAGA AATTTATTACACGGTGATGGGAGATTGGGAACCCATGTCGGATCACCACGGACGAATGCGTGTTCTGAAGGAGCCGAAGGGGTATTAGGGTTTGTTAGGGGCTACGTGTCTTCTGCCAGAGCTCTCAGTAATGGCTTCGTTTCCAATTTGCCTGATTTTAAATCTGTTGCAGCAAACCCTACGATTCGCCGATTGTTTTGCAGCAAAGCTCCAAAGAAGGAGA ATAACTCGAATGCAAACACAGAGGATAGTGGAAATTTTCAGGAAGCTTTCATAAAGCAAGTTAAATATCTAGTCACCCCATTATTGTTGATGGGGCTATTTCTTACATCCTTTTCGTTTGGTCCTCCTGAACAGAACCAG ATTAGCTTTCAGGAGTTTAAAAACAAGCTTTTGGAACCAGGATTAGTAGACCATATTGTTGTCTCAAATAAATCAGTTGCCAAAGTATATGTAAGGAACACTCCCCTCAACCAAACAGATAATGAAGTAGCCCAAGGGACCCAACCTGCAATTGGATCTGGAGGCcagtataaatattatttcaatattGGAAGTGTTGAGTCTTTTGAGGAGAAGCTAGAGGAAGCGCAAGAAGCTCTGGGCATTTACTCTCATGATTTTGTGCCTGTCACATATTCTTTTGAACTGGGGTACCGGGAATGGATTGCGTTGGCTTCAATACTGTTGTTTTTGGGATTTGTCACATATATAAGCTTTTAA
- the LOC114380084 gene encoding ATP-dependent zinc metalloprotease FTSH 3, mitochondrial-like isoform X1 — translation MENLVVISSSCPHPRFYFLLSSNFNYNFTVDGAFWVLKLKFQSQNTLSLSQWAVIIYLWICMVVFQELIICLHSSLSKGVPLTTFDDWILLLTSDNSNANTEDSGNFQEAFIKQVKYLVTPLLLMGLFLTSFSFGPPEQNQISFQEFKNKLLEPGLVDHIVVSNKSVAKVYVRNTPLNQTDNEVAQGTQPAIGSGGQYKYYFNIGSVESFEEKLEEAQEALGIYSHDFVPVTYSFELGYREWIALASILLFLGFVTYISF, via the exons ATGGAGAATCTGGTAGTAATCAGTTCTTCTTGTCCACATCCAAGGTTTTATTTTCTGTTGAGTTCAAACTTCAATTACAACTTTACTGTGGATGGGGCATTTTGGGTTTTGAAACTTAAGTTCCAATCCCAaaatactctctctctctctcagtgGGCTGTAATTATTTACTTGTGGATCTGTATGGTGGTTTTTCAAGAATTAATCATATGCCTGCATTCCAGTTTATCAAAAGGGGTACCACTAACAACTTTTGATGACTGGATTCTCCTTTTAACTTCAGATAACTCGAATGCAAACACAGAGGATAGTGGAAATTTTCAGGAAGCTTTCATAAAGCAAGTTAAATATCTAGTCACCCCATTATTGTTGATGGGGCTATTTCTTACATCCTTTTCGTTTGGTCCTCCTGAACAGAACCAG ATTAGCTTTCAGGAGTTTAAAAACAAGCTTTTGGAACCAGGATTAGTAGACCATATTGTTGTCTCAAATAAATCAGTTGCCAAAGTATATGTAAGGAACACTCCCCTCAACCAAACAGATAATGAAGTAGCCCAAGGGACCCAACCTGCAATTGGATCTGGAGGCcagtataaatattatttcaatattGGAAGTGTTGAGTCTTTTGAGGAGAAGCTAGAGGAAGCGCAAGAAGCTCTGGGCATTTACTCTCATGATTTTGTGCCTGTCACATATTCTTTTGAACTGGGGTACCGGGAATGGATTGCGTTGGCTTCAATACTGTTGTTTTTGGGATTTGTCACATATATAAGCTTTTAA
- the LOC114378286 gene encoding ubiquitin recognition factor in ER-associated degradation protein 1-like, with amino-acid sequence MPPSALLRLAHLDIVYPMLFELRNPSAERVTHCGVLEFTADEGIIYMPEWMMKNMKLQERNTVILKNTHVPRATYAKLQPHTKDFLDISDPKSILEISLRSYSCLTTGDTIMIPYNNKKYYIDIVETKPSHAVSIIETDCEVDFAQPLDYKEPEKLLPSASSDKGCTEVHDDSATKTARIIPFTGFGRRLDGEPCTPSVEETSSMLKQLEIENETKNCNSKISSTASRRASGKLVFRSNANANASKIQTPPKGSLKSTTQESSKEEEPKFKAFAGKKYSLNN; translated from the exons ATGCCCCCTTCAGCCCTGCTTCGGCTTG CACATTTGGACATAGTGTATCCTATGTTATTTGAACTGAGAAATCCTTCTGCTGAAAGAGTTACTCACTGTGGAGTCCTAGAATTTACTGCTGATGAGGGGATCATATATATGCCAGAATGG atgatgaaaaatatgaaactaCAAGAGCGAAACACTGTGATTCTGAAAAACACCCACGTTCCAAGAGCAACTTATGCGAAGCTGCAGCCTCACACCAAGGACTTTTTGGACATCTCCGATCCAAAATCCAT CTTAGAGATTTCACTGAGGAGCTACTCTTGTTTAACAACCGGTGACACTATAATGATTCCTTACAACAACAAGAAATATTACATTGACATAGTGGAAACTAAACCCTCTCATGCAGTCAGTATAATTGAAACAGACTGTGAAGTTGATTTTGCTCAACCTCTTGATTATAAAGAACCTGAGAAACTGTTGCCATCTGCTTCATCTGACAAGGGATGCACTGAAG TTCATGATGATTCAGCAACTAAGACTGCCCGGATCATTCCATTCACTGGTTTTGGAAGACGTTTGGATGGCGAACCTTGTACACCATCAGTTGAAGAAACTTCTTCAATGCTAAAGCAGCTAGAGATTGAAAATGAAACCAAGAATTGCAATTCTAAAATATCAAGTACTGCTTCACGTAGAGCTTCTGGAAAGCTTGTGTTTCGGTCAAATGCAAATGCAAATGCATCCAAGATTCAGACACCCCCAAAG GGTTCCCTGAAAAGCACAACTCAAGAGTCTTCTAAGGAGGAAGAACCAAAGTTTAAAGCTTTCGCGGGAAAGAAGTATTCCTTAAATAAttga